In a single window of the Nicotiana tomentosiformis chromosome 10, ASM39032v3, whole genome shotgun sequence genome:
- the LOC138900197 gene encoding uncharacterized protein, translating to MVERFVKVFMDDFSVFGPSFDEFLTNIAKVLAKCEETNLFLEKDVSFKFDDACLKKKLVSAPIIVAPDWNESFEMMCDASDGAIGAVLSQMRSKIFHSIYYASKNLTPAQRNYTVTEKEEFDLEIRDRKGTENQVADHLSSGEMLLDLEPYAKKKFLRDVRSYVWDDPFLFKSCIDQLMRKCVPKSEINAILHECHASPYDGHHAGDKIIAKGKACHLPVELEHKAYWAIKKLNFDADLAGIKRVMQLNELDEFRLQAYENAKLYKENTKRWHDKNIQQREFETGQLVLLFNSRLRLFPGKLKSRWSGPFKVVRVTPHGAIEMRVLGGERTFLVNGQRVKHYYGRDFDCQKSKVLLAND from the exons atggtggaacgGTTTGTGAAggtttttatggatgatttttctgtgtttggtccGTCTTTTGATGAATTCTTAACCAATATTGCTAAAGTGCTTGCCAAGTGCGAGGAGACTAATCTT TTCTTAGAGAAGGATGTGTcgttcaagtttgatgatgcttGTCTGAAAAAGAAGTTAGTGAGTGCACCAATCATAGTGGCTCCTGACTGGAATGAGTCATTTGAGATGATGTGTGACGCCAGTGATGGTGCAATTGGGGCCGTATTGAGCCAGATGAGGAGCAAAATATTTCATTCCATTTACTATGCAAGCAAAAATCTCACTCCCGCTCAAAGAAATTATACTGTGACAGAAAAGGAG gaatttgacttagagatccgagaccgtaaaggaacagagaatcaagtggctgatcacttgtccag TGGAGAGATGCTGCTTGATCTTGAACCTTATGCTAAAAAGAAGTTCTTGCGAGATGTGAGGTCATATGTGTGGGATGATCCATTCCTGTTCAAATCGTGTATTGATCAGCTAATGAGAAAATGTGTgcctaaatctgaaataaatgctaTCTTACATGAATGCCATGCATCGCCTTATGATGGTCATCATGCGGGTGACAAAATAATAGCTAAG GGGAAAGCATGCCATttaccggtggaacttgagcacaaggcctatTGGGCAATAAAGAAGTTGAACTTTGATGCAGACTTGGCAGGTATAAAGAGGGTGATGCAAttgaacgagcttgatgagtttcgcttGCAGGCGTATGAGAATGCCAAGTTATATAAAGAAAACACCAAGCGATGGCATGATAAGAATATTCAGCAACGCGAGTTCGAAACGGGCCAATTGGTTCTCTTGTTCAATTCGAGGCTGAGACTCTTTCCGGGGAAGCTCAAATCGAGATGGTCGGGCCCGTTTAAGGTAGTGAGAGTCACTCCACATGGTGCAATTGAGATGCGCGTCTTAGGTGGCGAGAGAACGTTCTTAGTGAACGGACAAAGGGTAAAGCACTATTATGGACGTGATTTTGATTGTCAGAAGTCAAAGGTGTTACTTGCCAATGATTAG